In Dromaius novaehollandiae isolate bDroNov1 chromosome 13, bDroNov1.hap1, whole genome shotgun sequence, the genomic window CCTGGGGCTCCTCTACCCCACAGAAGACTACAAAGTGTATCTGTCAGTGCTATAGGTGTCTAAATCTCATGCGTCTAGCCCAGCTTTTCTAAAATCAGTAGTCCAGGGCCACAGCTGTTCTAGTGTTTTTAAGTCAAAGTTGATCATTTAAACTTTCTTTGGCTTTTTGTCTCATTGAATCCCATGGATGGAAGATGTCTGCTGTAACAGACCTGATTTCTGGGTTTTCATAAACCAGCTGTTAATTTTTGAAGTTACAGATCACAGTGGCTGGTGTTAGGTGATCTCCGGGTCTCTGTGGTCAGCCAAATATAAGAGACTAACAAGAAGGGTATGTCACTGAAACAGGTCTTAAGAACAGAAAACCATTACCAAAATAGATAGCAAGAGGGTACTTCTGAAATTACAAAGCATGCATTACTGACCAGTATGGGAGCAAATTCAactcattttcctttaaattaggCCTGACTTAATCCCAGCTGTGCCTGAGAGAGCAAGTTAGCAAAGATGACAGAAGTAGGGTAGAAAGGGGAGTGTAGTTCTTGCAGTCTAGCATCTTCCTCTGTTCCTAGTTATGTGCTGGGTATGGTACGAACACGGCCTTTCCTCTCAGTTTGTTTCTTTGACTATATTCCAGACTTGTTTTAGTTGCTTTTCAAGTCTCTACTGTGTCAGAAGCAAATTCCTTAACAGCTGTGCAGATACGGCTACGTGACAAATTCCAAGGTGAAGTTTGTTATGGTGGTGGATTCTTCAAACACAGCACTTCGAGACAATGAGATCCGCAGCGTAAGTGCAGGAAATCAGAACGCAACTAGCCACATCAGTATTTTTGCTACTTCCACTTATTCACAAAATGCTgagaagcaacaacaacaaaaaattaattaaactACAATCCCTTTTCAGATGTTCCGAAAGCTGCATAATTCATATACAGACATAATGTGTAACCCTTTTTATAACCCTGGGGACCGCATCCATTCCAAGTAAGTAGGCTGACCCCACAATCTTTCTGAGCTTTATCATCTTTTTGGGACTTGCAGGGCACTTATGATGTAATAGGACCGAGAATGTAACCCCAGTGGTTGACAGGGCAGATGGGGGTGCTGTAACTACTTcttaaaagctgttttctcttTGGACCATTACTGCATAATAGAAAACTCTGCTATTCTCATTAGCAGCTACACTGAACTCTCTCACTCTCACCTCAGAACTGGAATTAGAAACATTGACTCAAGAAAATGAGAGACAAAAACAGTTACCTGTTTTACTGCAACATAGGTAAATAGACCAGGTTAAATggtaagcagcagcagttctcCCAAGTTTATCCTTAAGAAAGAACTGATGGGCCCTTCAACATGCATAAATCCTAATGTTTGAGgactgctgcccccccccccccccccccttctcatCTGGAATCCCACAGTGAGTTGTAATGTTGAGTTTCTACTGCCTAGGCAAGAACAACTTTTCACACTTCGCTGAGGCCAGGTTAAGACCTGTGCTTATTTCAGCTTAAAAGTCATTGTTTACTCATGGAGCATGTTATAGATAAAGAGTAAAACCACACATTCAGCCCTGGGAAAGCCAGCGTGTTAGCCAGTGATAGGCATTTTTGGTATTGTAGAGGAGATCTGGTGTGCAGAACTGCCTGCTTCCTTTAAtattctatttttcctttctttctctagaGCTTTTGATAATATGGTGAC contains:
- the TRAPPC2L gene encoding trafficking protein particle complex subunit 2-like protein — encoded protein: MAVCIAVIAKENYPLYIRSVPTENELKFHYTVHTSLDVVDEKISAMGKALVDQRELYLGLLYPTEDYKVYGYVTNSKVKFVMVVDSSNTALRDNEIRSMFRKLHNSYTDIMCNPFYNPGDRIHSKAFDNMVTSMMMQVC